In Bradyrhizobium paxllaeri, the genomic stretch AAACCGCCCAGCGACTGAAAGAGCAGCAAGGCACGCCCGGAAAGGGCGGCGAGCCGGCGAACCCCGAGGTCGACCAGCTCGACTTTGAGTTCGTCCTCTTTGCCTCCGCCGTCATCGACTATGACTACATCATGAAGCTGATCGCCAAGTACTCGGGTCAGGACCCGAAGAAGCTCACGATCACCCGCGAGCAGCTCATCGGGCTGATCCAGTCCGATGCCAAGTTCCTCGACGAGCGGGAGGAGATCACCGAATACGTCCGCTCACTCAAGGAGGGCGAAGGTCTCGACGAGGCCGCGATCCGCGCCGGCTACGAGCAGTTCAAGGCCGAGAAGCAGGCCAAGCAGATCGCCGATCTCGCTAAGGCCCATGGTCTGCCGACTGCGTCCCTCGTGGCCTTCGTCGACACCATCCTCCAGCGCATGATCTTCGACGGCGAGCAGCTCACCGATCTGATGGAGCCGCTCGGCCTCGGCTGGCGTGAACGCCGCGAGCGCGAACTCGCCCTCATGGCTGACCTTGTCCCGCTCCTGAACAAACGCGCGCATGGCCGGGACATCTCAGGCCTTAACGCCTACGAGCATTAGGGGAAGCGGAGAAGTGGCGGTAAACTTGCCATCAAGTCGAGCAGCAAAGCGGCGATTCCCGGAGTTCGTGGGACAGTCGTTGCATGATGTTCAGCTACGAGAAGTGACTGAGGAGTCCACGACTAGAAACGGCAGTAAGCTTCCTCAAGCCTCGGTGATGGGGGTCAGGAAAGAGGATGGCATTGTTCCGATGGAGGAGCGATTGGTCGCCGCGGATATCTCGCGGTACAAGATCGTCCGCAGCAATTGGTTCGCCTACAACCCGATGCGCCTCAACATCGGCTCGATCGCGCGGTGGCACGGCGACAGCGATATTCTCGTCAGTCCAGACTATGTGGTTTTCCGATGTCTTGATGGGTCAGATCAGAGGGCACTCTCTGCGGATTATCTGGACCACTTTCGGCACTCTGACCAATGGGACGCATTCGTTACTGAAGCCGGCGATGGTGGCGTCCGTGTACGGATTTACTATGACGACCTCTCGCAACTGCGATTGAGATTGCCGGATATTTCCGAGCAGCAGAAGATCGCCGACTGCCTCGGCTCGCTGGAAGACCTGATCGCCGCGGAGGGCCGGAAGCTCGAAGCTCTGCGGCAGCACAAACAAGGGCTTATGCAGCAGCTCTTCCCCCAGCCTGGCGAGACCGTGCCCCGGCTTCGCTTCCCAGAGTTTGAGGATGCTCCAGAGTGGGAAGAGGTCACGCTTGGAACTCTTCTGGATCGGTCACCTGATTACGGCGTGAGTGCTGCCGCGGTACCATTTTCCGAGAGCCTGCCAACCTACATTCGGATCACGGACATCAACGACGACGGTCAGTTTGACTCAAGTGCTCGGGCTTCAGTCGATATTGACGCCACCGATGATCACTATCTTGAGGATGGTGATATCGTGCTTGCACGGACCGGGGCCAGTGTTGGCAAGTCATATCGCTATCGTGAGGAGGACGGCCGTCTGGTTCATGCCGGATTCCTGATTCGAGTGAGGCCTAATCCAGAGCGGTTATTGTCGCGATTTTTGGCCGCGTACCTGTCGACCTGGCGCTATTGGGATTGGGTTCATCTCACTTCAGCACGAAGTGGACAACCCGGAATCAACGGTGCCGAGTATGCCTCCATGCCGCTCCCATTACCTCCTGACAGACAAGCTCTGGCCGAGCAACAGAAGATCGCCGACTGCTTCTCCGTCCTCGACGATCACATCGACCTACAAGCCCGCAAGCTCGACACGCTCGAGCAACACAAGCGGGGTCTGCTGCAGCAGCTCTTTCCGTCGGTAGAGAGCCCGTGAGTCATGAACGACGCAACGACGTTCACTAATCTCAATGCCCTCGCCGCACAACTGCGGCAAGAGCTGGAAAACAAGAAGTTCATCCTGCTCTATGCCTATAACGGCACAGGCAAGACGCGGCTATCCACCGCCTTCAAGGACCTCGGCAAAGACGTAAACGCCGATGGCAAAACTGACCAGCGTGACACGCTCTATTTCAACGCATTCACCGAAGACCTGTTCTCATGGGACAACGACCTGGAGAAGGACAGCGAACGGAAGCTGAAGCTCAACACGGATTCAAGCTTCTTCGCGGGCCTCGAGTCGATGGAGATGGACAACCGCATCCGCGCACTCCTGGACCGCTACGCTGATTTCGAGTTTCGAATCGACACAACCAGATGGGAGGTAGTCTTCACTCGCGAATTGAGGGTGAAGAAGACCGATGCCACCGCTAATGTGGAAGCTATTGCTGGGGGAGACCAGGACGAAAGTGGGCGCGAGTACGAAACCCGCCGCGAGGAGGCCATCAAGGTCTCCCGGGGCGAGGAAAACATCTTCATCTGGTGCTTCTTCCTTGCCATCGTCGAGCTCGCGCTCGATGACGATGGAACCGGTCCCTACAACTGGGTCAAGCACATCTACATTGACGACCCTATCTCATCGCTCGATGAGCACAACGCCATCGCCGTAGCAAATCATCTGGCAAAGCTGCTCAAGAGGCCGGAGAGCCGGATCAAGACGGTGATCTCAACGCACCACACACTTTTCTTCAACGTGCTGTGCAACGAGCTAAACAAGGCGAACAAGTACTTTCTGAGCCGCGACGGGTCGCCGGAGGGGCTTCTCCTACGCAAGACCGGAGATACGCCATTCTTCCATCATGTAGCCGCGCTCGCTGAGCTCTACGAGGCGGATCGCGATGGCAGGCTATACACCCATCACTTCAACATGCTTCGCGCAATCCTGGAGAAGACCGCAAGCTTTCATGGCTACCAGAGCTTCTCGGCGTGCATCAAACGCGATGCTGGCGATGAAGACGGCATCCTTCACACACGGTTGATCAACATCCTCAGCCACGGCAACTATTCGTTGTTCGAGCCGCAGGAGATGCTGGAGGAGAATAAGCGGTACTTCCGGAAGATCCTCCACGAGTTCATCAATCGGTATCCCTTTAACCCCGCCTTATTCCCGAGCGAGCCGGCAACAGAAACGAGCAAATCCACATGACAGGGCAGAACCAGAAACAGCTCGGCAAGACGCTCTGGGCCATCGCCGACCAACTCCGCGGGGCGATGAACGCGGACGACTTCCGGGACTACATGCTCGCGTTCCTGTTCCTGCGCTACCTCTCGGACAACTACGAGCAGGCCGCGAAGAAGGAACTTGGGCGCGACTACCCTGACCCGAATGCTATCGGTAATGGCGGGCGGTCATCCCTGTCTGTCTGGTACGAGCAGAACCCCACCGATGTGTCGGCCTTCGAGAAGCAGATGCGGCTCAAAGCCCATTACGTCATCCGCCCCGAGCACCTTTGGGCCAGCATCGCCCACATGGCCCGCACCCAGAACGGCGAGCTGCTCAACACGCTCCAAGCCGGCTTCAAATACATCGAGAACGAATCGTTTCAGAGCACGTTCTCCGGGCTCTTTTCGGAAATCAATCTAGGCTCCGACAAGCTCGGGAAGACCTACTCGGACCGGAACGCGAAGCTCTGCACGATCATCACCAAGATAGCCGAAGGCCTCGCGGAGTTCTCGACGAATAGCGATACGCTGGGTGACGCCTACGAATACCTGATCGGCCAATTCGCAGCTGGGTCGGGCAAGAAGGCCGGTGAGTTCTACACGCCGCAGC encodes the following:
- a CDS encoding AAA family ATPase: MNDATTFTNLNALAAQLRQELENKKFILLYAYNGTGKTRLSTAFKDLGKDVNADGKTDQRDTLYFNAFTEDLFSWDNDLEKDSERKLKLNTDSSFFAGLESMEMDNRIRALLDRYADFEFRIDTTRWEVVFTRELRVKKTDATANVEAIAGGDQDESGREYETRREEAIKVSRGEENIFIWCFFLAIVELALDDDGTGPYNWVKHIYIDDPISSLDEHNAIAVANHLAKLLKRPESRIKTVISTHHTLFFNVLCNELNKANKYFLSRDGSPEGLLLRKTGDTPFFHHVAALAELYEADRDGRLYTHHFNMLRAILEKTASFHGYQSFSACIKRDAGDEDGILHTRLINILSHGNYSLFEPQEMLEENKRYFRKILHEFINRYPFNPALFPSEPATETSKST
- a CDS encoding restriction endonuclease subunit S yields the protein MVAADISRYKIVRSNWFAYNPMRLNIGSIARWHGDSDILVSPDYVVFRCLDGSDQRALSADYLDHFRHSDQWDAFVTEAGDGGVRVRIYYDDLSQLRLRLPDISEQQKIADCLGSLEDLIAAEGRKLEALRQHKQGLMQQLFPQPGETVPRLRFPEFEDAPEWEEVTLGTLLDRSPDYGVSAAAVPFSESLPTYIRITDINDDGQFDSSARASVDIDATDDHYLEDGDIVLARTGASVGKSYRYREEDGRLVHAGFLIRVRPNPERLLSRFLAAYLSTWRYWDWVHLTSARSGQPGINGAEYASMPLPLPPDRQALAEQQKIADCFSVLDDHIDLQARKLDTLEQHKRGLLQQLFPSVESP